One Leisingera sp. M658 genomic window carries:
- a CDS encoding alpha/beta fold hydrolase, with protein MTGDQTGWPERIFSRSFGQGPRNVLAVHCSLAHSGAWRRLAGEMAEGITLTAFDMLSHGRSPDWDGTGNYQLLNVDAGLALLSEPVDLIGHSFGATVALRMAMARPHLVRSLTLIEPVLFAVAKSDAPAVFATLEAASRPIDAAWAAGDLALMARLFNRMWGPGEPKWTDLPEQARDAMIRAIPVVPACHPALFDDENGTLAPGALDPVAMPVLLLHGSESPGVIGEIVRGVSRRLANARAGCVPGAGHMLPVTHPQQTAQLLRQFWQACN; from the coding sequence GTGACAGGCGACCAGACCGGCTGGCCCGAGAGGATCTTTTCGCGCAGCTTCGGCCAGGGCCCGCGCAATGTGCTGGCGGTGCATTGCTCGCTGGCCCATTCCGGCGCCTGGCGCCGTCTGGCCGGGGAGATGGCCGAGGGCATCACCCTGACCGCTTTCGATATGCTCAGCCATGGGCGCAGCCCGGATTGGGACGGCACCGGCAATTATCAGCTGCTGAACGTTGACGCAGGCCTTGCCTTGCTGAGCGAACCCGTGGATCTGATCGGGCACTCCTTCGGCGCCACTGTGGCCCTGCGCATGGCAATGGCCCGGCCGCATCTTGTGCGCAGCCTGACGCTGATCGAACCGGTGCTGTTTGCCGTGGCCAAATCCGACGCCCCGGCGGTATTCGCCACCCTCGAAGCCGCCAGCCGGCCAATCGATGCGGCCTGGGCAGCCGGGGATCTCGCACTGATGGCGCGGCTGTTCAACCGGATGTGGGGGCCGGGAGAGCCAAAGTGGACCGACCTGCCCGAACAGGCCCGTGATGCTATGATACGCGCAATCCCTGTGGTGCCTGCCTGCCACCCGGCGCTTTTTGACGACGAAAACGGCACCCTTGCCCCCGGCGCTCTGGATCCTGTTGCCATGCCTGTGCTGCTGCTTCACGGCAGTGAAAGCCCGGGCGTGATCGGGGAAATTGTCCGGGGGGTCAGCCGCCGGCTGGCCAATGCCCGTGCCGGATGCGTGCCGGGTGCGGGCCATATGCTGCCGGTGACGCACCCGCAGCAAACGGCGCAGCTGCTGCGGCAGTTCTGGCAGGCCTGCAACTGA
- a CDS encoding helix-turn-helix domain-containing protein yields the protein MKLLDIGEVAERSGVAASALRYYEEIGLITSIGRKGLRRQFGRGVLLQLSLITLGKAAGFSLQEIAGMFGKHGQPDLPRRQLHARADALEAQIRELTTLKDALRHVADCSAPSHLECPKFQKLLRAGTLTAKV from the coding sequence ATGAAACTTCTGGATATCGGCGAAGTTGCCGAACGCTCGGGCGTCGCGGCCTCGGCCCTGCGGTATTATGAGGAAATCGGGCTGATCACCTCGATCGGGCGCAAAGGGCTGCGGCGGCAGTTCGGGCGGGGGGTTTTGTTGCAGCTATCGCTGATAACGCTGGGCAAGGCGGCGGGGTTTTCGCTGCAGGAGATTGCCGGCATGTTCGGCAAGCACGGCCAGCCGGATCTGCCGCGCCGCCAATTGCACGCCCGCGCCGACGCGCTGGAGGCGCAGATCCGTGAGCTGACCACGCTGAAGGACGCGCTGCGGCATGTGGCGGACTGCTCGGCGCCCAGCCATCTGGAGTGTCCTAAGTTTCAAAAACTGCTGCGGGCCGGTACCCTGACTGCCAAGGTCTAG
- a CDS encoding LysR family transcriptional regulator yields the protein MMDLAPLRYFQSAYDTGTFSASARMNGVSQPSVSAAVSKLEEHYGGALFLRRRDGLAPTALGHELYRQSGAVLAQLSLLEQRLTGRAPQAVRVHCQPDILVASFQAALSGLRRDNAALTFQFTNSREEADILFCSDGCVPRGCTFQVLWQETYGAALPRDHPLAAQAALTLADLAGEPLIARPYCPGADQLLLQEQALPAIVAEAAHDAQLLDLVAAGLGVALVPMGHARAQQGITVRPLSTDTPVQRQVGVAHRKTQFAAAIAKSLCAFWQHPADFVEKLLFDRMPIR from the coding sequence ATGATGGACCTTGCCCCGCTCCGCTATTTTCAATCCGCCTATGACACCGGCACCTTCAGCGCCTCGGCCCGGATGAACGGGGTCAGCCAGCCGTCGGTCTCGGCGGCGGTCTCAAAACTTGAAGAACACTATGGCGGCGCCCTGTTCCTGCGCCGCCGTGACGGGCTTGCGCCAACCGCGCTGGGGCACGAGCTGTACCGCCAGTCGGGCGCCGTGCTGGCGCAGCTCAGTCTGCTGGAGCAGCGGCTGACCGGACGGGCACCGCAGGCGGTGCGGGTGCATTGCCAGCCGGATATTCTGGTGGCGTCCTTTCAGGCCGCATTGTCCGGTCTGCGCCGGGACAATGCGGCGCTGACGTTCCAGTTTACCAACAGCCGCGAGGAAGCGGATATTCTGTTTTGCTCCGATGGCTGCGTGCCGCGGGGCTGCACCTTTCAGGTGTTATGGCAGGAAACCTATGGCGCCGCATTGCCCCGCGATCACCCCCTGGCCGCGCAGGCGGCGCTGACCCTGGCCGATCTGGCGGGCGAGCCGCTGATCGCGAGGCCCTACTGCCCCGGAGCGGATCAGTTGCTGTTGCAGGAGCAGGCGCTACCCGCCATCGTCGCCGAAGCCGCGCATGACGCCCAGCTGCTGGATCTGGTGGCCGCCGGATTGGGCGTGGCGCTGGTGCCCATGGGCCATGCCCGCGCGCAACAGGGGATCACGGTGCGGCCGCTCAGCACGGACACCCCCGTGCAGCGCCAGGTCGGGGTGGCCCACCGCAAAACCCAGTTTGCGGCCGCCATCGCCAAAAGCCTATGCGCCTTCTGGCAGCACCCGGCTGATTTCGTTGAAAAACTCCTCTTTGATCGGATGCCCATTCGCTGA
- a CDS encoding YcgN family cysteine cluster protein gives MKPEKDVIDRSGLGKRFWEKKPLAKLNQKEWEALCDGCGKCCLNKLEDEDSGEVALTRVACRLLDDDSCRCAQYPIRHQFVPECIVLKPENLDTHAYWMPETCAYRLLWQGKPLPEWHPLLTGTPDSVHEAGVSVRGWTVSEFEISEDEWEDHIIEEPLG, from the coding sequence ATGAAACCTGAGAAAGACGTGATTGACCGTTCGGGTCTGGGCAAGCGTTTCTGGGAGAAGAAACCGCTTGCGAAGCTGAACCAAAAGGAATGGGAAGCGCTGTGCGACGGCTGCGGCAAATGCTGCCTGAACAAGCTGGAGGACGAGGACAGCGGCGAGGTCGCCCTGACCCGTGTCGCCTGCCGCTTGCTGGATGATGACAGCTGCCGCTGCGCCCAATATCCGATCCGCCATCAGTTTGTGCCCGAATGCATCGTGCTGAAGCCGGAGAACCTGGATACCCACGCCTATTGGATGCCGGAAACCTGCGCCTACCGGCTGCTGTGGCAGGGCAAGCCGCTGCCGGAATGGCACCCGCTGCTGACCGGCACGCCTGACAGCGTGCATGAGGCCGGCGTGTCGGTGCGCGGCTGGACAGTGTCCGAATTTGAGATTTCCGAAGACGAGTGGGAAGACCACATCATCGAAGAGCCGCTGGGCTGA
- a CDS encoding low specificity L-threonine aldolase — MHFASDNSGPVPQQILDALAKANQGYAMGYGADAEMAEVTAKIRAVFEAPEASVHLVATGTAANVLALSTLAQPWQTVFCTRPAHILQDECNGPEFYTGGAKLTPVTDADKMTPETLRAAIEGEEVRGVHGPQRGPVSLSQVTEFGTVYSVPEIEALGAVAREFALPVHMDGARFTNALIPLGCTPAEMTWKAGVSALSFGGTKNGCLGVEAVIFFDPGHAQEFEYRRKRGAHLFSKHRYLSAQMLAYLTNDLWLDNARTANSNCAMLAKGLQAAGARFTHPAQANMIFAALPRSTHQRLFAAGAVYHLWDGPLHGPEQELVTARFVCDWSVTEEQISAFLNLL; from the coding sequence ATGCACTTTGCCTCTGACAATTCCGGCCCGGTGCCGCAGCAGATCCTGGATGCCCTGGCCAAGGCCAACCAGGGCTATGCCATGGGCTATGGCGCCGATGCGGAAATGGCCGAAGTGACGGCAAAGATCCGCGCGGTTTTCGAGGCGCCGGAGGCATCGGTGCATCTGGTTGCCACCGGCACGGCAGCCAATGTGCTGGCGCTATCGACCCTGGCGCAGCCCTGGCAGACGGTGTTCTGCACCCGCCCGGCGCATATCCTGCAGGATGAGTGCAACGGACCGGAATTCTATACCGGCGGCGCCAAGCTGACGCCGGTGACGGATGCGGACAAGATGACACCGGAAACTTTACGTGCCGCGATTGAAGGCGAGGAAGTCCGCGGTGTCCACGGGCCGCAGCGGGGACCGGTGTCGCTGTCGCAGGTCACTGAATTCGGCACGGTCTATTCAGTTCCGGAAATTGAAGCACTGGGAGCGGTGGCCCGCGAATTCGCGCTCCCGGTTCATATGGACGGCGCCCGGTTCACCAATGCGCTGATCCCGCTAGGCTGCACCCCGGCTGAGATGACCTGGAAGGCCGGCGTGTCGGCACTGTCCTTTGGCGGCACCAAGAACGGCTGCCTGGGAGTGGAAGCGGTGATTTTCTTTGATCCCGGCCACGCGCAGGAGTTCGAGTACCGCCGCAAGCGCGGCGCGCATCTGTTTTCCAAGCACCGCTATCTGTCGGCGCAGATGCTGGCCTATCTGACCAATGACCTGTGGCTGGACAACGCCCGCACAGCCAACTCAAATTGCGCGATGCTGGCCAAAGGGCTGCAGGCCGCGGGCGCCCGGTTCACCCATCCAGCCCAGGCCAATATGATCTTTGCCGCCCTGCCCCGCAGCACCCATCAGCGGCTGTTTGCAGCGGGCGCAGTCTATCATCTGTGGGACGGGCCGTTGCACGGGCCGGAGCAAGAGCTGGTCACCGCCCGGTTTGTCTGCGACTGGTCCGTAACCGAAGAGCAGATCAGCGCCTTCCTCAACCTGCTGTAA
- a CDS encoding ribose-phosphate pyrophosphokinase, producing the protein MPTLNEPKLIAGNANLPLAQAITRRMSMHRGVDQGLVDARVERFNDGEIFVEVYENVRGEDMFIIQPTSNPANDNLMELLIISDALRRSSAQRITAVIPYFGYARQDRRTKARTPISAKLVANMLTGAGIERVLTMDLHAAQIQGFFDIPVDNLYASPIFALDVKNQFKDNMDELMVVSPDVGGVARARELAKRINAPLSIVDKRREKAGEVAEMTVIGDVKDKICLIIDDMCDTAGTLCKAAQVLLDNGAKEVHAYITHGVMSGPAVERVTNSVMKSLVLTDSIQPTEAVAAAPNIRILPTAPLFTQAILNIWHGTSVSSLFEDKTLVPIYESLTSNGS; encoded by the coding sequence ATGCCGACTTTGAACGAACCCAAGCTTATCGCTGGGAACGCCAACCTCCCTCTTGCCCAAGCCATCACCCGCCGGATGAGCATGCACCGCGGTGTTGACCAGGGGCTGGTGGACGCCCGCGTCGAGCGGTTCAATGACGGCGAGATTTTCGTCGAAGTCTATGAGAACGTTCGCGGCGAGGACATGTTCATCATTCAGCCGACCTCAAACCCGGCCAATGACAACCTGATGGAACTGTTGATCATATCTGATGCGCTGCGCCGGTCATCGGCACAGCGGATTACTGCAGTGATCCCCTATTTCGGCTATGCCCGCCAGGACCGCCGCACCAAGGCGCGCACGCCGATCTCGGCCAAGCTGGTGGCCAATATGCTGACCGGTGCCGGCATCGAACGGGTTCTGACCATGGACCTGCACGCCGCGCAGATCCAGGGCTTCTTTGATATCCCGGTGGACAACCTTTATGCCTCGCCGATCTTTGCGCTGGATGTGAAGAACCAGTTCAAGGACAACATGGACGAGCTGATGGTGGTGTCTCCGGATGTGGGCGGTGTGGCCCGTGCGCGGGAGCTGGCCAAGCGGATCAATGCACCGCTGTCGATCGTCGACAAGCGCCGCGAGAAGGCCGGTGAAGTGGCCGAGATGACCGTGATCGGCGATGTGAAAGACAAGATCTGCCTGATCATCGATGACATGTGCGATACCGCGGGCACCCTGTGCAAGGCAGCCCAGGTGCTGCTGGACAACGGCGCCAAGGAAGTCCACGCCTATATTACCCACGGCGTGATGAGCGGCCCGGCGGTGGAGCGGGTGACCAATTCGGTGATGAAGTCGCTGGTACTGACCGACTCGATCCAGCCGACCGAGGCCGTCGCCGCCGCACCCAATATCCGCATCCTGCCGACTGCGCCGCTGTTCACCCAGGCGATCCTCAACATCTGGCACGGCACCTCGGTGTCGTCGTTGTTCGAGGACAAGACCCTGGTGCCGATCTACGAGAGCCTGACCTCAAACGGCAGCTGA
- a CDS encoding 2-hydroxychromene-2-carboxylate isomerase, whose product MAAFDFYFSTLSPFTYLAGTKPWEIAARHGAEVICKPLDILALFGRTGGTPPGERHPARQEYRLVELERQAAKLGMPVNLKPAFWPANAAPSSYAIIAAQTAGGGDLGQLVHSILRACWAEEKNIAEDAVIRACLDGAGFDPALADSGLLAGAETYAQNLEDAVNAGVFGAPFWLTADGAKFWGQDRLEDLDAHLAGHAA is encoded by the coding sequence ATGGCAGCGTTCGATTTCTACTTCTCAACTTTATCGCCCTTTACCTACCTGGCCGGCACAAAGCCGTGGGAGATTGCCGCCCGTCACGGGGCCGAGGTGATTTGCAAACCTTTGGACATCCTGGCGCTGTTTGGCCGCACCGGCGGCACCCCTCCGGGCGAACGCCATCCCGCACGCCAGGAATACCGCCTGGTTGAGCTGGAGCGGCAGGCGGCAAAGCTGGGTATGCCCGTCAATCTGAAACCGGCGTTTTGGCCGGCCAATGCCGCGCCGTCCTCATACGCCATTATCGCGGCGCAAACCGCAGGCGGCGGCGATCTGGGGCAGCTGGTGCATTCGATCCTGCGCGCCTGCTGGGCCGAGGAGAAGAACATCGCCGAGGATGCGGTGATCCGCGCCTGTCTCGACGGCGCCGGCTTCGACCCCGCGTTGGCGGACAGCGGTCTTCTGGCCGGCGCGGAGACCTATGCGCAGAACCTCGAGGACGCAGTCAATGCCGGTGTGTTCGGCGCGCCGTTCTGGCTGACCGCAGACGGGGCAAAGTTCTGGGGACAGGACCGGCTGGAAGACCTGGACGCGCATCTGGCAGGACATGCTGCGTGA
- a CDS encoding bifunctional riboflavin kinase/FAD synthetase: protein MRIVRDYEFVEDQDRGATVAIGNFDGVHLGHQSVIELARRAAPGAPLGVMTFEPHPREYFTPEAPPFRLMRAETRAHRLEKLGVERLYELNFNTALSSLTPEEFARDVIAGGLGLAHVVVGADFCFGKGRAGNADDLQRFGAVHGFGVTIAPLMEYSEHAVSSTAIRNALSEGRPADAKEMLGHWHRIEGVVIGGEQRGRELGFPTANMSIEGLHQPRFGVYAVLVDVLDGPHAGSYLGAASIGVRPMFDGVVPNIETFLFDFSGDLYGATLSVALVAFLRPELKFDGLEALIEQMDADCTTSREILVAL, encoded by the coding sequence ATGCGTATCGTCAGAGACTATGAATTCGTCGAAGACCAGGACCGGGGCGCCACTGTCGCCATCGGCAATTTCGACGGCGTGCATCTGGGCCATCAGTCGGTGATCGAACTGGCCCGCAGGGCAGCCCCCGGAGCACCCTTGGGGGTGATGACGTTTGAGCCGCACCCGCGCGAGTATTTTACGCCCGAGGCGCCGCCGTTCCGGCTGATGCGGGCCGAGACCCGCGCCCACCGGCTGGAGAAGCTGGGGGTGGAGCGGCTGTATGAGCTGAACTTCAACACCGCGCTGTCCAGCCTGACACCGGAAGAGTTTGCCCGTGACGTGATCGCCGGCGGACTGGGGCTGGCACATGTGGTGGTGGGCGCCGATTTCTGCTTTGGCAAGGGTCGTGCGGGCAATGCGGATGACCTGCAGCGGTTCGGCGCGGTGCACGGCTTTGGCGTCACCATTGCGCCCCTGATGGAGTATTCCGAACACGCGGTGTCTTCAACCGCGATCCGCAACGCGCTAAGCGAGGGCCGGCCGGCGGATGCCAAGGAGATGCTGGGCCACTGGCACCGCATTGAGGGCGTGGTGATCGGCGGCGAGCAGCGCGGACGGGAGCTGGGTTTTCCGACCGCGAACATGTCGATTGAGGGGCTGCACCAGCCGCGGTTCGGTGTCTATGCGGTGCTGGTGGATGTGCTGGACGGGCCGCATGCGGGCAGCTATCTGGGTGCCGCCTCGATCGGGGTCAGGCCGATGTTTGACGGAGTGGTGCCCAACATCGAAACCTTCCTGTTTGATTTCTCGGGCGATCTTTATGGCGCGACGCTGTCGGTTGCGCTGGTGGCCTTTTTGCGGCCCGAGCTGAAGTTTGACGGGCTGGAAGCGCTGATTGAACAGATGGACGCAGATTGCACCACGTCCCGCGAAATCCTGGTGGCGCTATGA
- a CDS encoding MFS transporter gives MNTEKTPLWQEPKAIALLMAASLTVMANATISPALAGLEQEFAGVPDAGFLVRLLVTAPSLGVMLTAPLAGWLTDRAGRRGVLLAGIWLFMLCGTAGFYLPDLQLMLVSRFGLGIAVALIMTAQTALIGDYFTGARRQALTGLQISARNFGGLVFIGFAGLAATLSPRLPFLIYGLAVLCLYAAWRHAPEPARPQAGQAQAEGAGHPAWLVLVIAVSALQMLTNGLFFMMPTQLPFFFASQGLNSALMTGAGLGLLSLCGGITALLYARFKGALPHAAIFALGYGALALGFAVLAQEGSAALSLAGAMAVGIGYATVSPGFVAITLALAPSGRRGTAGAILTASVFCGQFLSPFASTPAISQWGYGATFGAAAAGLALMACMALLTALLTVRRRRAAQ, from the coding sequence ATGAACACGGAAAAAACACCCCTCTGGCAAGAGCCTAAGGCCATCGCGCTGTTGATGGCCGCCAGTCTCACAGTGATGGCCAATGCCACCATCAGCCCGGCGCTGGCGGGGCTGGAACAGGAATTTGCAGGCGTGCCCGATGCGGGCTTTCTGGTACGGCTGCTGGTCACCGCGCCGTCGCTGGGGGTGATGCTGACCGCGCCGCTGGCGGGCTGGCTGACAGACCGCGCCGGGCGGCGGGGCGTGCTGCTGGCGGGGATCTGGCTGTTCATGCTCTGCGGCACGGCCGGTTTTTACCTGCCGGATTTGCAGCTGATGCTTGTCAGCCGCTTTGGCCTGGGGATCGCTGTGGCGCTGATCATGACCGCGCAAACCGCGCTGATCGGCGACTATTTCACCGGCGCGCGGCGCCAGGCATTGACCGGGCTGCAGATCTCGGCCCGAAACTTCGGCGGGCTGGTCTTCATCGGCTTTGCCGGGCTGGCCGCCACCCTGTCACCGCGGCTGCCGTTTCTGATCTACGGGCTGGCTGTCCTGTGCCTGTACGCCGCCTGGCGCCATGCGCCCGAACCGGCCCGGCCCCAGGCGGGGCAAGCCCAAGCAGAGGGGGCAGGGCACCCGGCCTGGCTGGTGCTGGTAATTGCAGTTTCGGCCTTGCAGATGCTGACCAACGGGCTGTTCTTCATGATGCCCACCCAGCTGCCGTTCTTCTTTGCGTCCCAGGGCCTTAACAGCGCGCTGATGACCGGGGCCGGGCTGGGGCTGCTGTCGCTTTGCGGTGGGATCACTGCGCTGCTGTATGCCCGTTTCAAAGGCGCGTTGCCGCATGCGGCCATCTTTGCCCTGGGTTATGGCGCGCTGGCGCTTGGCTTTGCGGTATTGGCGCAGGAGGGCAGCGCGGCGCTGTCCTTGGCGGGCGCCATGGCGGTTGGAATTGGCTATGCCACGGTCTCGCCTGGCTTCGTCGCTATCACGCTGGCACTGGCCCCGTCCGGGCGGCGCGGAACAGCAGGCGCGATCCTGACAGCATCAGTGTTCTGCGGCCAGTTCCTGTCGCCCTTTGCCAGCACGCCTGCCATCAGCCAATGGGGCTATGGCGCAACGTTCGGCGCTGCAGCAGCAGGTCTGGCGCTGATGGCTTGCATGGCGCTGCTGACGGCCCTGCTCACAGTGCGCCGCCGCCGTGCTGCCCAGTAA
- a CDS encoding MaoC family dehydratase: MLDNLPRGTICIEDIEMGMVRYLRKVITDEDIEKFAEVSTDRNPVHLDDEYAQDTIFEGRIAHGMLTAGLISAVIGEQLPGHGTIYMSQSLKFLAPVRPGDMVLAEVEVTDIVIDKRRVKLECRCIVDGKKVLVGEAMVMAPSRKFD; encoded by the coding sequence ATGTTGGACAACCTGCCGCGCGGAACCATCTGCATTGAAGACATCGAAATGGGGATGGTGCGTTACCTGCGCAAAGTCATCACCGATGAGGACATCGAGAAGTTCGCCGAGGTCTCGACCGATCGCAATCCGGTGCATCTGGATGACGAATACGCCCAGGACACCATTTTCGAGGGCCGCATTGCCCATGGGATGCTGACCGCGGGGCTGATTTCGGCAGTGATCGGCGAGCAGCTGCCCGGCCATGGCACCATCTACATGAGCCAGTCGCTGAAATTCCTGGCCCCGGTGCGCCCCGGCGACATGGTGCTGGCCGAGGTCGAGGTGACCGACATCGTGATCGACAAGCGCCGGGTCAAGCTGGAGTGCCGCTGCATCGTCGACGGCAAGAAGGTGCTGGTCGGCGAGGCCATGGTGATGGCACCGTCGCGCAAATTCGACTGA
- a CDS encoding H-type lectin domain-containing protein: MKRLRNPRTGVDQGDAEVFSDFEDNGEMWTGSGPRERRQAVRFSAAFASPPSVQVSVSLWDMDTSAAIRAELVAENITCEGFEIVFRTWADSRAARLRAGWLAIGELPYADDWDVD, translated from the coding sequence ATGAAAAGACTGCGCAACCCCCGTACAGGGGTAGATCAGGGGGATGCCGAGGTTTTTTCGGATTTCGAGGACAACGGCGAGATGTGGACCGGCTCCGGCCCGCGCGAGCGGCGCCAGGCGGTAAGGTTCAGCGCGGCATTTGCCAGCCCGCCATCGGTGCAAGTGTCGGTGTCGCTTTGGGATATGGACACTTCCGCCGCGATCCGGGCCGAGCTGGTGGCGGAAAACATCACCTGCGAAGGGTTCGAGATCGTCTTTCGCACCTGGGCCGACAGCCGCGCCGCCCGCCTGCGTGCGGGCTGGCTGGCCATCGGCGAACTGCCTTATGCCGACGACTGGGATGTTGATTAA